Within the Bacillus sp. FSL K6-3431 genome, the region GGATTTTCGCTAATTGATATTTCATATGCGCATTTTTTGACATAGGTAAAGCCGCTATTTTTAAATAGCGGCATGATGCTTCTTACATTTTCTCTGGTGCAGATACGCCAACTAGTGCCAATGCGTTTTTCAATGTGATTTGTACTGCTTTCACAAGTGCTAGTCGAGCTTTTGTTTCTTCTGGGTTGTCTTCGTTTAACACTTTTTCAGCATTGTAAAAGCTGTGGAATGTGGATGCAAGTTCAAAAATATAGTTTGTTACGCGATGTGGGATCCGTTTTTCCGCCGCGTCTGCGACAGCTTGTGGGAACTCTCCAAGTTTTTTCAGTAGTTCAACTGATTTTTCGCTAGCTAATACAGTAAGATCTATTTGTTCATCCATTGTAAAGCCTTTTTCCTGTGCCGAACGCAAAATACTGCAAATTCTCGCATGTGCATATTGCGAGTAATAGACCGGGTTTTCATTTGATTCCGACACAGCTAGATCAAGGTCAAAATCCATATGTGTGTCAGCACTTCTCATTGCAAAGAAGTAGCGAACAGCGTCAAGACCAACTTCTTCAATTAATTCACGCATCGTGACTGCTTTTCCAGTACGCTTGCTCATTTTCATTCTTTCGCCATCTTTATACAAGTTAACGAGTTGAATAATTTCTACTTCCAGACGATCACGCTCGTAACCAAGTGCTTCTATTGCCGCTTTCATCCGCGGAATATAGCCATGGTGATCTGCACCCCAAATATTAATCAATTTATCGAATCCACGGGCGATTTTATCTTGGTGGTAGGCAATATCAGGTGTTAAATATGTGTATGTGCCATCATTCTTAATTAACACACGATCTTTATCGTCACCAAATGTTGTCGAACGGAACCATGTAGCTCCACCTTCCTCATAAATATGACCTTGTTCACGCAGCATTTTTAACCCTACATCGATTTTCCCATTCTCATATAGTGATGTCTCTGAATACCAAACATCAAAAAGGACACGAAATTGTGCGAGGTCTGCTTTTAATTTCGCCATTTCATAGTCAAGTCCATAACGACGGAAAAACTCGAAGCGTTCTTTTTCTTCGACCTTTACATATTTATCACCAAATTCTTTAGCAAGTTTCTCGCCGATACCAATAATATCTTTACCTTGGTAGCCATCTTCCGGCATTTCCTTTTCAAGTCCCAATGCCTGATAGTAGCGTGCTTCCACAGAAAGTGCTAAGTTATGAATTTGATTTCCTGCATCATTAATATAATATTCGCGCGAGACCACATATCCCGCTTTTTCCAACACATTACAAAGTGAATCGCCGACTGCGGCACCACGAGCATGGCCTAGATGAAGATCGCCTGTCGGATTCGCTGATACGAATTCCACTTGAACTTTTAGACCATTTCCAGCATTAGAGCGACCATAATCATCGCCAGCTTTTAAAATTGCTGGAACAAGCTCCGTTAAATAGTTATTATTCATATAAAAATTAATAAACCCGGGTCCAGCTATTTCAATTTTTTCGATAAAAGCTTTTGAATTATCGATATTATCCTGTATCTGTTCTGCGATCATTCTTGGTGCTTTTTTCGCCACACGTGCGAGCTGCATCGCCATATTTGTTGAATAATCTCCATGCGCTTTATCCTTTGGTGTTTCCAAAATCACTTCGGGCATTTCTTCTAATGAAGCTAGCCCGGCCTTAACGGCTGCGTCACTAATAGCTATCTTTAATTCACTTTGCATTTTTTCAACTGCGTTCATTACGTCTCCTCCGTATATATAAATTCTAAATTATACTTTCCTACAAGCTGACCACCCGTAAGCAAATCGTATTCTAAAAGAAAGCGGCCGTGATTCTCATTTTGTTCAAATTGTAATTGATGTGTATGGACCGTCACTGCGAGCGAACCAATCCCACCATCATAGCTTCCCGGCAGTTTTTCGTTTAATCCGAAAGGCAGGCGCATTTTGATAGCTCCACCTCTTAAGATGAGCGCCTCTTCATTTCCCATCCTTACCGTCGTCCTGACTTTCCCGACTTCTTGAACTTCTTCATACATTAAATAAGTATGACCTTGTTTTTGAATCGTCGAACCTTCTACCCATAGCTCAAATGTTTCAATTTCTTGACCTGGATGACGGATTGTTGTTACAAGCCTAATTTTTGCTACCTTTTTTTTCTCTGTCACTTCCATGACTCCGCCCTCCTTTTATGTAAATTATAAAAATACAACTTTTTTAGGGAATATGCATTTATATTAAGTCTTTCTATGTTCAGTTTTGAGTTACATGATGGACTAGTATAGCCCGAGCCACAGAACGTAGCGAACTTAAAGATCGAACCATCTCCACATGCAATGAGGAGTGAGACCCCCGCTTTTCTTATTGTCTAGCTTCAGCACCCAGCGACTAGCAAATTCCAGGATGCTTCCTACGATATGTCAACATCGGTTCGCCTTTCATGTCTAGCTACAGGCGCAAGGGGCTCGAGGTCAAAAGCCAATCCGCCAAGAAGGTAAGGACTAACCTTCTCGCCGTTTTGTCTTATGCTTGTCGTTCCTGAACGAGCGCCTTCCGCTTTTCTTATTCAAATAATCTCTTTATTATAGCTCTCCCATCCATTCATTTCAACAAAGTATTCATCCATGCTAAGGCCAAAAGAAAAGCAGCAAAAGTAAATAATCATTTATTTGGTGAATAAAAAGTGGATTTTACTTTCATACTGATTAAAAAAGATTCATAGAATGCGGGAGGTGGATGGAATGGAAGCTGAGAAAGTTACGAGAAGAAGATGGCGGAACGCAAGATTGCTTACTTTTACCAGTATTTTGGCTTTGTTCGTTGTTGCCATTCTTCTATTTTCCTTTTATTTATACTTAAAAATACTCGGTCCACCTCCATTAGCTATTCCACAATCCAATTTATACTATGCAGAGGATGGATCGATCATTGGGGAAAGCAATAGTGGTCAAAAGCGCTATTGGGTTCCACTAGATGAGATCTCACCTAATACTGTACATGCAATGATTGCGATTGAAGATCGTACTTTTTATGATCATCATGGCTTTGATGTCAAGAGAATTGGTGCTGCGGTATTAGCAAATCTGAAAGCGATGAAGAAAGTGCAGGGTGCCAGTACAATCACTCAGCAGTATGCTCGTAATCTGTTTTTAACACTGGATAAAACGTGGAAAAGAAAGATCT harbors:
- a CDS encoding DUF1934 domain-containing protein, which translates into the protein MEVTEKKKVAKIRLVTTIRHPGQEIETFELWVEGSTIQKQGHTYLMYEEVQEVGKVRTTVRMGNEEALILRGGAIKMRLPFGLNEKLPGSYDGGIGSLAVTVHTHQLQFEQNENHGRFLLEYDLLTGGQLVGKYNLEFIYTEET
- the argS gene encoding arginine--tRNA ligase, with the translated sequence MNAVEKMQSELKIAISDAAVKAGLASLEEMPEVILETPKDKAHGDYSTNMAMQLARVAKKAPRMIAEQIQDNIDNSKAFIEKIEIAGPGFINFYMNNNYLTELVPAILKAGDDYGRSNAGNGLKVQVEFVSANPTGDLHLGHARGAAVGDSLCNVLEKAGYVVSREYYINDAGNQIHNLALSVEARYYQALGLEKEMPEDGYQGKDIIGIGEKLAKEFGDKYVKVEEKERFEFFRRYGLDYEMAKLKADLAQFRVLFDVWYSETSLYENGKIDVGLKMLREQGHIYEEGGATWFRSTTFGDDKDRVLIKNDGTYTYLTPDIAYHQDKIARGFDKLINIWGADHHGYIPRMKAAIEALGYERDRLEVEIIQLVNLYKDGERMKMSKRTGKAVTMRELIEEVGLDAVRYFFAMRSADTHMDFDLDLAVSESNENPVYYSQYAHARICSILRSAQEKGFTMDEQIDLTVLASEKSVELLKKLGEFPQAVADAAEKRIPHRVTNYIFELASTFHSFYNAEKVLNEDNPEETKARLALVKAVQITLKNALALVGVSAPEKM